The sequence below is a genomic window from bacterium.
GTCGGAGCCAAGGTTGACGATCTCCCCGGTCAGGCCGGGAGAGGTGGCCAGTCGGAACACCCCCTCGACAAGATCATCGACGTAACAAAAGCTCCGAGTCTGCGACCCATCGCCAAAGACCTCGATCGGCAGGCCCTTGAGCCCTGCATCGATGAACGCCGGGATGGCCCGGCCATCGTTCCGGCGCATGTGGGGTCCATAGGTGTTGAAGATGCGCGCGATCCGGACCTCAAGGGAGTGCACCCGATGATATGCCATCGTGAGCGCTTCCTCGAACCGCTTGGCTTCATCGTAGACGCTGCGGGGGCCGACGGGGTTGACGTTACCCCAGTACTCCTCTCGCTGCGGGTGCTCGAGCGGATCTCCGTAGATCTCCGAGGTCGACGCGAGGACGTAACGCGCCTCCCGCGCTTTGGCGAGGCCCAGCGTGTGAAACGCGCCTAACGAATCCACCTTCATCGTATGGATTGGATGAGCCAGGTAGTCCACGGGGCTGGCGGGAGACGCAAAGTGCAGCACTACGTCCACCCGGCCTTCGATCGCGATGGGCTGCGTCACATCACCCGGCACGAGGCGAAGCGCAACATTGGAGGTTAAGTGCTCGAGGTTGCGCCGCGCGCCGGTGAGGAAGCTGTCGATCGCGGTTACCTGGTAGCCTTCGTTCAGGAACCGCTCGCAGAGATGCGAGCCGATAAACCCCGCGCCCCCGGTGATCACCACATGTGCCCGGCTCATCCAGTCCTCGCACTGTCGCGTCCGTCGTACCCGCGCCGACGTGATTCGGCCCGTCACCGGCGGCTCCCTCCCTCGACCGTTCCAACGCCCAATCCGGGCGCGAGGGGGGGGATGAGCCCACAAGGAGCGTTAAGGCGCGCTGAGCTACTGGCCCTGGACGGTAATCACCCCCGACATAGTAGGGTGGACGCCGCATCGGTAACTGTAGCGACCCGGCGCCGCAAAAGCGAACTTGAAGTCCTTCCCCGGTGCGATGATCCCCGAATTAAAGCTCTTCCCATCCTCAGCCGCCACATGATGGGGCCACTCGTCGTGGTTCACCCAGGTGACGACGGTTCCCGCCTGAATCGTCCACTCATGGGGCTGAAACGAAAAGTCCTGGACGTCCACCGTGACGGCCGACTGGGCTCCGAGGGGCCGGGGGCCGATCGCCAGCATCACGAGGGCGGTGAGGCCCGCGATCGTTGCCGTGCGCATGACGCTCCTCCTCTGCGACTCGACTACGGTTCGACGACGACCCGGCCGCGCATCTCGAGGTGCACCGCGCAGAAATACTGAACCGTGCCGGGCTTCGTGAATGTGGCGAAGTACCGGCTCTCGTTGGCGAGGTTCCCGGACTCGAACGATTTGTCGGCCGCCTTGACGTCGTGGGCGACCCCGTCGTAGTTGGCCCAGACGACCGTCGAGCCGGCCTTCACGTGGAGATCCCGCGGCCCGAACTGGTAATTATAGATGCCGATATGGTTGGCGTCCGCCGGCGCCCGAGCGGGCAGCGGATCCGGCCGGTTGAGGTAGGGGGTGAACACGTAGTCCTGGGCTTTCACCTGCGCGTGGCAGTTCACGCACCTGGCC
It includes:
- a CDS encoding UDP-glucuronic acid decarboxylase family protein; the protein is MSRAHVVITGGAGFIGSHLCERFLNEGYQVTAIDSFLTGARRNLEHLTSNVALRLVPGDVTQPIAIEGRVDVVLHFASPASPVDYLAHPIHTMKVDSLGAFHTLGLAKAREARYVLASTSEIYGDPLEHPQREEYWGNVNPVGPRSVYDEAKRFEEALTMAYHRVHSLEVRIARIFNTYGPHMRRNDGRAIPAFIDAGLKGLPIEVFGDGSQTRSFCYVDDLVEGVFRLATSPGLTGEIVNLGSDAECTLLELAHVIKRLTGDVSSIVFRPLPQDDPRRRRPDLTKARRLLGYEPHVPLEDGLRRTIAWFTRGTEGITAADVRVTRPAKI
- a CDS encoding cupredoxin domain-containing protein, with protein sequence MRTATIAGLTALVMLAIGPRPLGAQSAVTVDVQDFSFQPHEWTIQAGTVVTWVNHDEWPHHVAAEDGKSFNSGIIAPGKDFKFAFAAPGRYSYRCGVHPTMSGVITVQGQ